One region of Ananas comosus cultivar F153 linkage group 9, ASM154086v1, whole genome shotgun sequence genomic DNA includes:
- the LOC109715480 gene encoding calcium-dependent protein kinase 20-like, protein MGNCCASPAAAGAGGGGGGGGGGKQRGRKKNKNRDKAKGKKPNPFSIDYSRGPAAAAGVPRITVLKDPTGRDIAGRYELGRELGRGEFGVTYLCTDKVSGEGYACKSISKKKLRTAVDVEDVRREVDIMRQLPPHPNIVSLKDTYEDDYAVHLVMELCEGGELFDRIVARGHYTERAAAEVTRTIVEVVQVCHKHGVMHRDLKPENFLFASKKENSPLKAIDFGLSVFFKPGERFTEIVGSPYYMAPEVLKRDYGPEVDVWSAGVILYILLCGVPPFWAETEQGVAQAIIRSVIDFKREPWPRVSDNAKDLVKRMLDPDPKRRLTAQEVLDHPWLQNAKKAPNVSLGETVRARLQQFAVMNKFKKRALRVVAEHLSVEEVADIKNMFQKMDIHNNGTITFEELKYGLRKLGHQISDADAQILMNAADVDGSGTLDYGEFVAVSIHLKKLGNDEHLRKAFAYFDQNRSGYIEIEELRDSLADDLGPNHEEVIDAIIRDVDTDKDGKISYEEFATMMKAGTDWRKASRQYSRERFSSLSLKLQKDGSLQVAAN, encoded by the exons ATGGGCAATTGCTGTGCGTCccccgcggcggcgggggcggggggaggaggaggaggaggaggaggtggtaaGCAGCGggggaggaagaagaacaagaacagGGACAAGGCGAAGGGGAAGAAGCCGAACCCCTTCTCCATCGACTACAGCAGGGGGCCCGCGGCGGCCGCCGGCGTGCCGAGGATCACGGTGCTGAAGGACCCGACCGGCCGCGACATCGCGGGGCGCTACGAGCTGGGCCGCGAGCTCGGCAGGGGCGAATTCGGCGTGACCTACCTGTGCACGGACAAGGTCAGCGGCGAGGGCTACGCCTGCAAGTCCATCTCCAAGAAGAAGCTGCGCACGGCGGTGGACGTGGAGGACGTGCGCCGGGAGGTGGACATCATGCGCCAGCTGCCGCCCCATCCCAACATCGTCAGCCTCAAGGACACCTACGAGGACGACTACGCCGTCCACCTCGTCATGGAGCTCTGCGAGGGAGGGGAGCTCTTCGACCGCATCGTCGCCAGGGGCCACTACACCgagcgcgccgccgccgaggtCACCCGCACCATCGTCGAGGTCGTCCAG GTATGCCACAAGCATGGAGTGATGCATCGAGACCTTAAACCGGAGAACTTCTTGTTTGCTAGCAAGAAGGAAAATTCCCCTTTGAAGGCCATTGACTTCGGGTTGTCTGTCTTTTTCAAGCCTG GTGAACGCTTTACTGAAATTGTAGGCAGCCCTTATTACATGGCTCCGGAGGTTCTGAAACGAGATTATGGCCCAGAAGTCGATGTTTGGAGTGCAGGAGTAATCCTTTATATTCTTCTTTGTGGTGTACCACCATTTTGGGCAG AAACTGAGCAGGGTGTAGCACAGGCCATTATACGTTCAGTCATAGATTTTAAAAGAGAACCATGGCCCAGAGTTTCTGATAATGCTAAAGATCTTGTCAAACGGATGCTCGATCCAGATCCAAAGCGGCGGTTAACGGCACAAGAAGTGCTGG ATCATCCTTGGTTGCAGAATGCAAAGAAGGCTCCAAACGTCTCCCTAGGTGAAACTGTTCGAGCAAGACTCCAACAATTTGCTGTGATGAACAAGTTCAAGAAGAGAGCGCTGCGG GTTGTAGCTGAGCATTTATCAGTGGAAGAAGTAGCCGACATAAAAAATATGTTTCAGAAGATGGACATACACAATAATGGTACAATAACATTCGAGGAGCTGAAGTATGGTCTTCGTAAGCTTGGACACCAGATTTCTGATGCAgatgctcaaattttaatgaATGCT GCAGATGTTGATGGAAGTGGAACCTTAGATTATGGAGAATTTGTTGCTGTGTCTATACATTTGAAGAAGTTGGGAAATGATGAGCATCTACGCAAAGCTTTTGCATACTTTGATCAGAATAGGAGTGGGTACATAGAGATTGAAGAACTCAGGGACTCCTTGGCCGACGACTTGGGTCCAAATCATGAGGAAGTTATCGATGCAATTATCCGTGATGTGGATACTGATAAG GATGGGAAGATAAGCTATGAAGAGTTTGCAACTATGATGAAGGCAGGAACTGATTGGAGGAAGGCATCCAGACAGTACTCGAGAGAGCGCTTCAGCAGCCTTAGCTTAAAGCTGCAGAAGGATGGATCATTGCAGGTAGCAGCAAACTAG